One region of Termitidicoccus mucosus genomic DNA includes:
- a CDS encoding zinc ribbon domain-containing protein, with protein MPVARASLSLSGNMATYVYETIPQRAGEKRLRFEVEQSMNDAPLTHHPENGRPVRRVIFGGFGVMKTGARPPRPRGCGCGRRREECEHADACGCN; from the coding sequence TTGCCAGTTGCCCGCGCGTCCCTTTCGCTGTCGGGCAACATGGCCACTTATGTTTACGAAACCATCCCGCAACGCGCCGGGGAGAAGCGGCTGCGCTTCGAGGTCGAGCAGAGCATGAACGACGCGCCGCTCACGCATCATCCTGAAAACGGCAGGCCGGTGCGCCGCGTCATCTTCGGCGGCTTCGGCGTGATGAAGACCGGTGCCCGTCCGCCGCGTCCGCGCGGCTGCGGCTGCGGGCGGCGGCGCGAGGAGTGCGAACACGCCGACGCATGCGGCTGTAATTAA